One Verrucomicrobiota bacterium genomic window carries:
- a CDS encoding SIS domain-containing protein, with amino-acid sequence MKNWIANYLQAHKAALDSIPKETVAELISTLRQALAEDRQVFVFGNGGSAANASHFATDLGKGASDKLGRRFRVLSLNDNVSWMTALGNDYAYEDVFVRQLENYARAGDVVMSLSVSGNSPNCVKALDYANKADCKTIALVGAKRGRMAEIAQQVVVINDSHYGRAEDAQMTICHLLCYAFMENPSWGK; translated from the coding sequence ATGAAAAACTGGATTGCCAACTATTTGCAAGCTCACAAGGCCGCTTTGGATTCCATTCCGAAGGAAACGGTTGCCGAGTTGATCAGCACCCTGCGCCAGGCCCTGGCGGAGGACCGTCAAGTCTTTGTCTTCGGCAATGGCGGCAGCGCCGCCAATGCCTCGCATTTCGCCACCGACCTCGGCAAAGGCGCCTCAGACAAATTGGGACGCCGGTTCCGCGTGCTGTCGTTGAATGACAACGTGAGCTGGATGACCGCGCTGGGCAACGATTACGCCTACGAAGATGTGTTCGTCCGCCAGTTGGAAAACTACGCGCGCGCGGGGGATGTGGTCATGTCACTCAGTGTCAGCGGTAATTCCCCGAACTGCGTCAAGGCGCTCGATTACGCGAATAAGGCTGACTGCAAAACCATTGCGCTGGTCGGTGCCAAACGCGGGCGCATGGCCGAGATCGCCCAGCAGGTCGTCGTCATTAACGACTCCCACTATGGCCGGGCTGAAGACGCCCAGATGACCATCTGTCACCTGCTCTGCTACGCCTTCATGGAAAATCCATCCTGGGGTAAATAA
- a CDS encoding type II toxin-antitoxin system VapB family antitoxin, whose product MKVTMHIDDELLARVVVATGAASKTAAVDLALREMDRRAELKRLAKEGLGLDAMELKETFESSYDLAASRKTEAPVSYARKSRSH is encoded by the coding sequence ATGAAAGTAACTATGCACATTGATGATGAGTTGTTAGCCAGAGTCGTGGTGGCCACGGGGGCGGCCAGTAAAACCGCCGCTGTGGACCTCGCCTTAAGAGAAATGGATAGGAGAGCAGAGTTGAAAAGACTCGCCAAAGAAGGCTTGGGGTTGGACGCCATGGAATTAAAGGAAACCTTTGAGTCCTCCTATGATTTGGCCGCGTCGCGCAAAACCGAAGCCCCTGTAAGTTATGCCCGCAAATCCCGTTCTCATTGA
- the murA gene encoding UDP-N-acetylglucosamine 1-carboxyvinyltransferase produces the protein MREPHFRVEGGQPLSGVIVPQGNKNEALPVLAACCLTREAVTLENVPNIEDVNIMREIIGDLGVNLTAMGSSLRLQASTSLKTDLPTTLSSKLRGSVTLAGPLLARCGRVLLPRPGGDRIGRRRLDTHLLALQALGAEVITTAEGFELRAEKLKGADILLDEASVTGTENAICAAALAEGQTVLRNAASEPHVQGLCHLLNCMGAKISGIGSNLVYIEGVTSLHGATHRIGPDYQEIGSFISLAVVTGGNLRIQGADCANLRMIRAVFQRLGIETLVEGDDLLVPANQTREIASDLGGATAKIDDAPWPGFPADLTSTALVTATQCKGTILIHEKMYESRLYFTDSLISMGARIILCDPHRAVVIGPDKLRGARLNSPDIRAGMAMLIAALCAEGESIIQNIVQIDRGFANIDQRLGALGAKITRLE, from the coding sequence ATACGCGAGCCGCATTTCCGAGTCGAGGGTGGTCAACCCTTGAGCGGGGTGATTGTGCCGCAAGGGAACAAGAATGAGGCGCTGCCTGTATTGGCCGCGTGTTGTCTCACCCGGGAGGCCGTGACGCTGGAGAACGTCCCGAATATCGAGGACGTGAACATCATGCGTGAAATCATCGGAGACTTGGGCGTCAATCTCACGGCTATGGGATCTTCGCTGCGCTTGCAGGCATCCACCAGTCTGAAAACTGATTTACCCACCACGTTATCTTCCAAACTGCGCGGTTCCGTGACGCTGGCTGGACCTTTGCTGGCGCGTTGCGGACGCGTGCTGCTGCCACGCCCCGGCGGGGATCGTATTGGCCGGCGAAGGTTAGATACGCACTTGCTGGCGTTGCAGGCGCTGGGCGCGGAAGTCATCACCACGGCGGAGGGTTTTGAATTGCGCGCAGAGAAATTGAAAGGCGCGGACATCCTGCTGGATGAGGCGTCGGTGACCGGTACCGAGAACGCGATCTGCGCCGCCGCGCTGGCGGAAGGACAAACCGTGCTCCGCAACGCCGCCAGCGAACCACATGTGCAGGGCCTGTGCCATCTGCTCAATTGCATGGGGGCTAAAATATCGGGCATCGGCTCGAATCTGGTGTACATCGAAGGCGTCACCTCGTTGCACGGGGCGACGCACCGTATCGGGCCAGACTATCAAGAGATCGGGAGCTTCATTTCACTGGCGGTGGTCACGGGTGGCAACCTGCGCATTCAAGGAGCGGATTGCGCGAATCTGCGCATGATCCGCGCGGTCTTCCAACGGCTCGGTATTGAGACGCTGGTGGAAGGTGATGACCTGCTGGTACCTGCGAATCAAACGCGGGAAATCGCGAGCGACTTGGGCGGCGCGACGGCGAAAATTGACGATGCGCCTTGGCCCGGGTTCCCCGCCGATCTGACTTCCACCGCCCTGGTGACAGCCACGCAGTGCAAAGGCACTATCCTGATTCACGAGAAGATGTACGAGTCGCGCTTGTACTTTACCGATAGCCTCATCAGCATGGGGGCTCGCATCATCCTGTGCGACCCGCATCGCGCCGTGGTGATTGGTCCGGACAAACTGCGCGGCGCCCGGCTGAACAGCCCGGACATCCGGGCCGGCATGGCGATGTTAATCGCCGCTCTGTGCGCCGAAGGGGAATCCATCATCCAAAACATTGTGCAAATAGATCGCGGTTTCGCGAATATTGACCAGCGGTTGGGCGCGCTGGGAGCCAAAATCACGCGGTTGGAATAA
- a CDS encoding PIN domain-containing protein encodes MPANPVLIDSSYYIHLARQGQDPLKSLAVAAAERDLAICGVVRCEVGRGIRHPAIREKFTAFWNVMVNVPTDNRLWEQVEEMAWQLGRQGITLPLTDIIIGCSALRIDAVVLTFDAHFYDIPGLHVTSSLGW; translated from the coding sequence ATGCCCGCAAATCCCGTTCTCATTGACAGCAGTTACTACATCCACCTGGCGCGGCAAGGTCAGGACCCCCTTAAAAGCCTGGCCGTAGCCGCGGCAGAACGGGATTTAGCGATATGTGGTGTCGTCCGTTGCGAGGTGGGACGCGGCATTCGGCATCCGGCGATTCGCGAAAAATTCACGGCCTTTTGGAACGTCATGGTAAATGTGCCCACGGATAATCGGCTGTGGGAACAGGTGGAAGAAATGGCATGGCAACTGGGGCGACAGGGAATCACCCTGCCGCTGACGGATATCATCATTGGTTGCAGCGCCCTGCGCATTGACGCGGTGGTGTTAACTTTTGACGCGCACTTCTATGACATCCCCGGGCTGCACGTCACGTCATCACTGGGATGGTAA